The following is a genomic window from Fusarium oxysporum Fo47 chromosome IV, complete sequence.
TGGTTGCGAGATCTACCTACAGGTCTTATGCTGAAGTTCAGTTACTGCATTGCCAACGTCATCCTAGCAAAACGAACTCTGGATAGGGTTGAAGCAGATACATTGAATCTCGCCTCGTCGCTCTCACCACAGACGTCCCGCAGTTCTACAGTGCATCTCCAAGACCCTTCCACAAAGTCCCTACAAGGCCACGTATACGAACTTAGCTTCCGAGTCATACAGGCATTCATCGCCATCCCAAGTTCAAGCTCTGGAGATTTACCCGAATTCCACTCCCTCTGCGTTGCTTATTCCTTGCTTATTCTAGGTCAATACGATGAGATGCCCCCTGCGATAGCCAAAAATGAGCTCTATTCTGCCTTGCAAGAAATGAAGCGTCGTTGTAATGAATCGAATGCGTATTCTGTGGCAGTTCGACTCAGTGTTGAACGGGCTTGGGACAATTTCTTGAGGGTAGATGGTGTTAATTCGGTCGAGGTTGTGCGGCAAGAGTCGCAGTTTCATAGCCATGCTGCTCAGAGCACCAGCGCCAACAAGGCATGTCACAATTCTGGGGCTGGAGGTCAAGTTGAATCTCTtgatctcgacttcttctttaatGGAGGTTACTTGGACCTGCTTGACGTCGACAACTTCCTCGTCTAGCATTGAGTTAACATACCTTTTTCCCTCACTTTGAAATTATGGCTCTTAGGCCATGATCCGAAGTACTTTCCATCAGGGAATCTACTTGAGTACCTTTGTACTCCCTTTTGAGCGGTATAACGTGTCTTTTAATTACATGCGTTAGCTATCCAAAGTGTATTCTTGCGGCTCGCAATTCCTCCTGTAGGTATTGAGTGGGATTGCTTTTAAACAACAAACTTTTTAAAGAAAGtcttcttaatattaaactcCAACAAAAGGTCTTCTACTTAATAATCTTTGTGCTCATAAAAATACGTACATAACATTATTGTCTAAACCgcttcttcattctcataATCATAGGCGTCCAATAAAGCGCATCCAGCCTATCCCTTAGATGATGATTAAACCCATAAGTAACTGCATTCGCAAAGCCGATGAACTGCGTTGAGGTATTGAGAGCAGCAATCGTCGTATCCGATACCGGCGTCTGAATCGCTTCCAGGAGTCGATTCGTAAGTCCCGGAATCCAGAGCAGGACATACATAACCGGATACCCATTCAGTAACATCATCCGCTTGATTTCGACTTCAACATCGTGGGTGGCCCGGCGCTGAGGGAATTCGCTGGCGTTGGTTTGTAATATGTTGATCTGGTGCTGCGGAATCGGTAATGCTTCGGTTGGTTCAGTGTTAGCAAGTCCTGTATAGGCCGTCTCTGCTCCTCTttttgatgatgttggccGATGACGGACAGATTCTCCCCTTGCTCTGCTATTGCTCGCCTCGCTCTCACCTTTTCTTTCCATATCCTCGGTTTCGTCTATCTTGTTCCCTCGCTCGAATATGGGCGAAATGGGAGTATCAGTATTCCCGTATCTCGTCTTGAAAGTGTCCAGCTCGACTTCGTCCTCTTGCATAACTTGGAATCCCGCGCCCTTGGAGCCTTTGGAAAAGAGTGTATTGGTATTGTGCGTCGAGAAGGTTAGAGGCTGCCGAGGTTGCTTTGGCTTTGAGCCCAGATGTCTTCTTAAGTAAATCCAGATGTAGATGTAGATAATAACAGTAGTGAAAATAACGAAGAAGCGCCAACCATGCGTCATACCGTAGCGTAAATCTGGTCGGGTTGCTGATATCCAGCACCAGTTCCCGCCCACTGGCTTCATCTCACCCGCAGCAGTCGGTATGATACTTGTGATGAGAGGCATTGTCCATACTGCCACACAAATCAATGCTTTCTTCGTTCTTGAAGTTGTCGGTATGTACAACATCCTCTTCACAGTGAGCAGGGTTGTAACCGAAATAGCCAGGACTGAAAAGTCAGCTGCTGAAACTGACAACTGGCCGATAAACCCGTTGGCGACGCATGGTATTCCAGCTTGGAGCTGTCCAGTCTTGAGGAATATGCTGCCTGATATTGAGTTGTTGAGAGTGTTGATAAACTCTAAGAAAGAGATATTAGATTTCTAGTTAACAGTAGCGGAAGATATGCGCACCTGCAACCATAAGATTCAACACGAGGACATGACGAAAGTTTCGGAGATGCCGACGATATATGACGAACGAAATAAGCACACATGTAGTGGCAACGCAAGATAAAAGGCTTCCAGCCAGTGTCACGGATGAGATGAGTTTATCGACTTTGCCAGTCATATTGGCCGGAATTTACGGTCATAGTAAAGGTAGTCGCCGTTGAGGAGAGCAAGCTTGAAAAGGGTATGATCCAGGTGTTATATCGTCTCCTTGTTTCCTGCTGGAATATCCACTCGTATTTCAAACAAGGGTTTGACCCCTTGTTCTTCGGTATGGGTCTTGGCATTCCGTGAAGCTTATTTCCCCACAGCAAGAAGCACGGTATTCATGGGGATGTTTAAAGCCCTTAGTGCTATTACGGTATCTCTACTATGTTGACATGCTAAGTATTAGAAAGTTAAGAGTGCCAAGTGAAGTGGCTCGTACAGTCTTGGATCAGAGCGTCTTGAAGAGTTCAAAATAGAGTTTAATCGTGCTACAAATACCCAGCAAGCGAGTTTGAGAAAGTCCAGGATACACTTGACTATATTTATTCCGTGCACTATACAAGGTTTGCACGGTCTATCGATACTACCATTCTCAGAATCTCCTCCGAAAATCCTAACTACTTCGAGTTGTGACACAAGGTTGACTCTTATAGCGTCGGTAGCTGGAGTCTTCCGGGCTAGCATTGCCTTACAAGGCAAGTTCAGATGGAGGAATATGCAAGGGTAATACTCGCATTGTTAGAAGCGAGCCTCGGCGTCGCCGATCTATACGAGTACCGTTGGACATCAGATGAAACCAGGACCTTGGAGCGTTCGAGGACCTAAGACCGTCCAGGGGGCGGAAATGAAAAAATGACGAGCCTTGCTAAATCTATCCTAAATTATCATGAACTTGGCTATGTGTTCCGTAGAACTACCACTTGAGTTTGAATTCTTGAGTTTCGTGCCAGCCCCTAGTTAGACTAAGCGAAGTCATTAGAGCAGCCACCAACTTGATGATATATTTCCTGTTCTGGTATCTTTTGGCAAGTCTCTCCATCTCTAACCATATAGTTCTCGTGCCACTTCATAGGAGTTGATATAATCAATACCCTGTTTTCGCCAGGTATCATCCTCAACCCAGTTCTTCGTAGCATTGAACACTATATTTTGGGGCTTTGACTTGCTGTACTTTGGCCATTTTGGAAGCTTCCCCTTCTTGGAGTTAGGATCCAGACTGTTGACGAACCTTACATAAGCCTGTCCAATGGTGTTTGCCAGCACAGCGTGACTATCGTATTGCGGACTTGGACCTAGCAATCCAGATATATTCTGGAAGCTAAATGCAACATTATCAAAATGCTTCACTCCATCCCATTCAGATCTCAGGTATGGTCTTTGATCGAACCGGTAGGAGTACACATCCTCAGACTGGGCATATAGTTCTGCGAGTTTCCTGCGTCCTGAGATCATGGTTATGTCGGCGCCAATAGCACAGGCACGTCGTCCTTGGTAGTTTCCATCTTGTCTTGAGCAATTCGTGATGGCGTAGGGAGGTTGATGGCATGGATCGTCAGGATAAAGTTCCATGAGCTTTCGGATCGTTGGGGCGCTCAGAGCGTAGTTCCGCCACCGAAAAGCCTCGTAGAAGAGATCTTGATCCGTGCTGACTTTTCCGATACAGAAGCCTTCGTCAGTGTTTGCACCAATTATAAGAGGCACGGCGTGATAGTTCTTCTCGCGGATGAGCTGGCTGGGGTAACCGGTCAAGAAAGTACCGTCAATCAGAGGGTTGAACGTCAATGAAGGACGCG
Proteins encoded in this region:
- a CDS encoding Alpha/Beta hydrolase protein — translated: MSFFLLTALAWTTSAASPKATTLNGTYVGKNLPGWDQDAFLGIPYAQPPVGNLRFKWPQSLDSSFKEERTATEYGDSCMQYTQNWTMSEDCLSLNVIRPAGKPKKLLPVLVWIYGGGLYAGSSADPQYNLSGIVKVSQDIKEPILAVSFNYRLGMWGFLQNFSLLKEGNANAGLLDQRLALRWIQENIEAFGGDPERVVVWGESAGAQSIAYQMFSYDGRDDGLYRGAILESGGITGAQIHDLSYYNVAFENLTRTVGCWDKKDQLACLRELDEKSLYAARPSLTFNPLIDGTFLTGYPSQLIREKNYHAVPLIIGANTDEGFCIGKVSTDQDLFYEAFRWRNYALSAPTIRKLMELYPDDPCHQPPYAITNCSRQDGNYQGRRACAIGADITMISGRRKLAELYAQSEDVYSYRFDQRPYLRSEWDGVKHFDNVAFSFQNISGLLGPSPQYDSHAVLANTIGQAYKSNISFLEFINTLNNSISGSIFLKTGQLQAGIPCVANGFIGQLSVSAADFSVLAISVTTLLTVKRMLYIPTTSRTKKALICVAVWTMPLITSIIPTAAGEMKPVGGNWCWISATRPDLRYGMTHGWRFFVIFTTVIIYIYIWIYLRRHLGSKPKQPRQPLTFSTHNTNTLFSKGSKGAGFQVMQEDEVELDTFKTRYGNTDTPISPIFERGNKIDETEDMERKAETAYTGLANTEPTEALPIPQHQINILQTNASEFPQRRATHDVEVEIKRMMLLNGYPVMYVLLWIPGLTNRLLEAIQTPVSDTTIAALNTSTQFIGFANAVTYGFNHHLRDRLDALYWTPMIMRMKKRFRQ